Within the Candidatus Neomarinimicrobiota bacterium genome, the region ACGGCCACTGGGAGGGCGACGCTCTGGTGGGACGCATCCGTACGGTGGACGGGTACGGCAATGCCATCACGAATATCCGGGCCGATACCCTGACGGCCACCGGTTGGCCCCGACGCGGAGATTATCGCCTCCGACTGGCGGGACGGGAGCTGCAGGTGCCCCTGGCGGGAACCTATGCTGAGGTGGCGCCGGGCGAAGTGGTACTGGTGTTTGGCAGCGGCGGCTACCTGGAAGTGGCCCTGAACCAGGGCGATTTTGCCGCCGCGCACGCGGTCAGACCTGGCGACCGGCTGGAACTTTCGCCTTTGCGCTAGCGATCCTGATATCCCACCGGTAGGGCCCGTAACGGTGGGCGCCAATCGGATGTTCTTGCCTCATGATGTTACGAGACGGTCCTGGACTAGGCCAGTTTCCACCCGTAGAAGGCGGTCGGCATTGGGACCCTTGGGAGGCTAATGGTTTGGATGGGCGCGGGTGGATGTCAAGGGGTGGGGGTTTGGTGCGGACATGCGTACGCCAATTGTCTAAGTCATGCGCATCACCACTAGCTTGACCAGCGGCACTTGCCGCCCGTATAACTTCAGCCGGCCAACCGATATGGCAGCTGCTCTATAGCGACCCGGAAATCATTCCAGCACGAACTCCCATTGGTCCGGACCGAGGGTGTACCTCCGACTGAGCGCCTGCCTTGCCGCGCCCCACATGAGGGTGGCGGTGGCTACTGTGGGACCAATGAATATGGGCGGGAATAATACGCCAAACCAATAATATTCATCATCCAACATGCCTGTAGCGACTCCGATGACGATTCCGCCGGCCACCCAGACCCCTGCCGCTAATAACCCATGGCGTAATCCCTTCACGAAATAGTGCCCCAGACGGGGATACCCGTGCCTTAATTGAAAGACATATCTGGCGGGGACGACCTGATGCTGCTGGCCGTTGAACATCATCCGACCAGCATCAATCCCTTCGAATTGACCGGCTGCGATGAGAGCCCCGGCGCTGTCATAGGCACTGAGATAATCTCCTATAGGGATAGTGATGACCTGATCACCCTTGCGCAGCACCAACGGAGATGGTTGTAAATCCCGAGCCAACAGGAAGCCCGAACACAGGAGGGTACCAGCCACACAGGCGGTAAACCGATGTGTACCGATCTTGTTCAAAGCGTTATTCGTATTTGATTTCCCATTGGTGGGGTCCTATTTGATACACCACACGCTGAAAATGCTTGCTAACGCCCCAGACGAAGCCAATCAACACACCGGGAAATGCCAGCCCTAAGCCTCCCTCCTCTTCAATGCCACGATCAAGTAGTGCGGGGATAACAACTTGGACCAGCGTAACTCCAACCCCGATCCCAAGGCCTATCATGAATCCCCATTTGGTATAATAGCCAATACTGTGGACCTCGCCATGAATCATCGCACTTATGTCTTCCAGTGGGATAACGTTGGAATGGGTGCCCAGAACCGTAATCTCGCCCGATGATATTTCCGTGAAGCGTCCTCTCGCCAGCACCTGCTTCCCATCAGCGCCCAGCAGGACGATCCAATCCCCTAGTGGGATCAAATGAGTGTCGTCGCCTTTGCTGAGCTGGAGTTCGTGACCCGTGAGTCGACCCGTTTGGGCGGATAACGGTCCAAAGGATCCTGCCAGCCAAAGTGTGGCAGCTAAAATCGTGGTCTGGGTGCTTAGAACAAAGGTCACTCCTTCTTTCCAGGTGCGACGGTTGTACTCAAGTGCTCTCACGGTGGAATCGCGCGTCCGTGCCAAACTACGTTAGAATGGATTGACGGGCAAGATATTATCCCGCGCCCCCCCTTGTTCGTATCCGGTTCCGTATCCGGCAATGGGTGCGGTTCTATGCGGGAGTTTGGAAACAGGATCAGGAGGCGGTTCGCCATTGAAGCGGCGACCCCCCGACGGGAGAACTGGCTGTGACCCGGGGGGGAATCGAACCCCCGACCAACGGATTAAAAGTCCGCTGCTCTACCAATTGAGCTATTGGCGCGGCGGGCAGTGTTACTCCCTGGCAGCGAATGAAAAAGGCCCCAACACGGGTTGAGGCCTTAGGTCCTGGATTGCCAATGCGGCCGGGTCAGCCCCCCAGGGAGAACTCCAGACCGGCCATATAATGAATGGCCTGGTTCGTGGAAACAAACGGCTCGTCCATGATAACGCCGCCTACGAGGGCAAATCGGGGCCGCAGTTGCAGGCCCACTTGAAAACGGCCCTGATTCAGATAGTCGAAGCTGTCAGTCACAAAGGCGGTGCCCAGCCAGTCCAGCTCGAAAAATAGGACGCTCAATGGAATATACACACCGATACCCACGGTGCCGGTGGCTTCCCAGAGGTTAGACGTCCACGACGCCGATTCCCACGGCAACCCATCCAGTCCGGAAGTGCTGACAGTGAACATGGTGGTGATACTTACGCGACCCGGCTTGACCCCTGACTTGACGCCAAAATTCACCACTCCGGCCTCGTCCGCATAGACCGTAATACGGGCAGGCATATTGCGGGCGTGGCTGAACCAGCCTAGCGCCAGCCCGTTGTTGATCTGGGCAAAGTTGAAGGCCCCCACCTGGAGTCCATTCACCGTGTGAGCGTAATTCACAGCGCCGGCTATCTGCACGCCACGCATTTCACCCAGCACGACATTCGAGGCCCCTGCCAGCTGCACGCCACGCATTTCACCCAGCACAATATTCGAGGCTCCCGCCATCTGCAGAGCCTTCGTGTTGCTTCGAACCAGGTTGATAGCCCCTGCCAGCTGAGCGCCACGCAGGTCGCCGCTCACTAGATTGAAAGCGCCTGCCAGCTGAATGCCGGTGGTAGGGCCGCGAACGGCATTTAAGGCCCCCGCCGCCTGAAAGCCCACCACGCCCTCAGTTTCAATATTGCCGAAACCTCCCACCTCGAAGCCGCGCAACCGAGCTGAAATTCCCAGTACGGCGTTCAGGGATACCAAATTGATCTGGTTGTAGTAATCCAGCGAGGGCATCTTGGCCGGAATGCTCGGGAACCAGGTAAAATTGACCACCATATATTCGTACTGCTTGTCGCTATCCACAGGGACGCCTTCGATAGCGGGGCTCTGCGCGTAGGCCCATGACAGGGTAGCCATCAAGGTGAGTATGTAAGTCGATTTCATGTCTTTTCTCGCCTCCTCTATTTAGGTGTTTAGGTTTGTGCTTTGACTCCCTGCGCAATAATAAGGTTGCAGCAGATTGTGCCAACACCCGGCAGCGGGGGGGCTATCGTGGATAACATGCTGGTGGTCACCACGGATTCGGGGGCCTTCCAAAGGAAGAACTGACGTGACCCGGGGGGGAATCGAACCCCCGACCAACGGATTAAAAGTCCGCTGCTCTACCAGACTGAGCTACCGGGCCGGCAAGCCGGGGCGCCGCGTACGGCCCCGAATAGTGGGCGCCATATAGGACTCGAACCTGCAACCAACGGATGAAGAGCTATGCGGCGGCTCGTCCCTTAACACTAATTCTGTGACTCCTCAGGCTGTACGTGGTCAATGCAAAGGGACCTTATTGGGTCTAAAACTAAGGGACACATTTCACGTTTCCAAGGTCTAGCTGCCTCCTCAATTGAAGCATCACTCCCTCCGGATGGTCCCCTCATGACACAAACTGACTCGATAACGTATGACAGGCACTGAGTCCGGGTCTGGAAGGATCGGCAAGTTAGCGTGTATATTTGATATCCAAGACCTAAGCCGTATACCCACTTGCCTAGGTGGTATCGTCGGTAAAATGTGGTTATTTGGCGACCTGAGGCGTCGTTTATGTTGTGACAATTCTCACGCATAGTACCCGGAAAATGTTGTACTTTCTCGCCCGTCGCAGCAGGAGACTGATGATAACTGCAAAAATATTAGCACGTTCAGGCGCCATCGGACTGGCTAGTCTGATGATATTGACGGGCTACAGTCCTCCGGCCCCCGGCCCGTCCCCCTCACACTATTACCACAAGGGTCAAGCCTATGAGCTGGCCGGTCGCTATGACCGGGCTGAACGACTATTCAAGCGAGCCATAAGCATAGATCCGACGATGGCAGAAGCACACCTGGCGTTGGGT harbors:
- a CDS encoding SAM-dependent chlorinase/fluorinase — protein: GHWEGDALVGRIRTVDGYGNAITNIRADTLTATGWPRRGDYRLRLAGRELQVPLAGTYAEVAPGEVVLVFGSGGYLEVALNQGDFAAAHAVRPGDRLELSPLR